In one Thioclava sp. ES.031 genomic region, the following are encoded:
- a CDS encoding DNA polymerase III subunit gamma/tau: MTAAYDTGASMTDTQYQVLARKYRPETFADLIGQAPMVRTLKNAFAADRIAQAFIMTGIRGTGKTTTARIIAKGLNCIGPDGNGTPTTDPCGVCEHCRAIMEGRHVDVMEMDAASRTGVGDIREIIESVHYRAASARYKVYIIDEVHMLSTSAFNALLKTLEEPPAHVKFIFATTEIRKVPVTVLSRCQRFDLRRIEPEEMIALLRRIADAEGAEIADDALALITRAAEGSARDATSLLDQAIAHGAGETTAEQVRAMLGLADRARVLDLFDMILHGQAAEALTELAAQYADGADPMAIMRDLAEITHWVSVIKVTPEAAEDPTVPPEERNRGQEMAAALPMRVLSRLWQMLLKALEEVASAPNAMMATEMAVIRMTHVADLPDPETLIKKIQQGNTQTQAAGRGPAPSTGPVHGATLRARRAGGGAVAAAAPAPQHDPMADALARFASFDDVVDLIARMRDMTLLLEVESNLRLVNYRPGRIEFEPTPQASRDLAATLSARLQGWTGARWGVSVVSEGGAPTIAEVKAEEMAKAEAEAMKNPLVAEIFARFPGAKIEILPEEDTAAIEAEALAEVEDEWDPFEEG, translated from the coding sequence CTGACGGCTGCCTATGACACCGGAGCTTCGATGACCGACACCCAATATCAGGTTCTCGCCCGCAAGTACCGTCCCGAGACCTTCGCCGACCTGATCGGACAGGCGCCGATGGTGCGCACCCTCAAGAATGCCTTCGCGGCCGACCGGATCGCGCAGGCTTTCATCATGACGGGGATTCGCGGCACCGGGAAAACCACCACGGCGCGGATCATCGCCAAGGGCCTCAACTGCATCGGCCCCGACGGCAACGGCACCCCCACGACCGATCCCTGCGGCGTGTGCGAGCATTGTCGCGCGATCATGGAAGGCCGCCATGTCGACGTGATGGAGATGGACGCCGCCTCGCGCACCGGCGTGGGCGACATCCGCGAGATCATCGAGAGCGTGCATTACCGGGCGGCCTCGGCACGCTACAAGGTCTACATCATCGATGAGGTTCACATGCTGTCCACGAGCGCGTTCAACGCGCTCCTGAAGACGCTCGAGGAACCGCCCGCCCATGTGAAGTTCATCTTCGCGACCACCGAAATCCGCAAGGTGCCCGTCACCGTGCTCTCGCGCTGCCAGCGCTTCGACCTGCGCCGGATCGAGCCCGAGGAAATGATCGCGCTGCTGCGCCGGATCGCCGATGCCGAAGGCGCCGAGATCGCCGATGACGCGCTCGCGCTGATCACCCGCGCCGCCGAAGGGTCCGCCCGGGATGCGACCTCGCTGCTCGATCAGGCGATCGCGCATGGCGCCGGCGAGACCACCGCGGAACAGGTCCGCGCGATGCTGGGTCTGGCCGACCGCGCCCGCGTCCTCGATCTCTTCGACATGATCCTGCACGGTCAGGCCGCCGAGGCTTTGACCGAACTTGCCGCGCAATATGCCGATGGCGCCGATCCGATGGCGATCATGCGCGATCTGGCCGAGATCACGCATTGGGTCTCCGTCATCAAGGTCACGCCCGAGGCCGCCGAAGACCCGACCGTGCCGCCCGAGGAGCGCAATCGCGGTCAGGAAATGGCGGCCGCTTTGCCGATGCGGGTGCTCTCGCGGCTCTGGCAGATGCTGCTCAAAGCGCTCGAAGAAGTCGCGAGCGCGCCCAATGCGATGATGGCGACCGAAATGGCCGTGATCCGCATGACCCATGTGGCCGACCTGCCCGACCCGGAAACGCTGATCAAGAAGATCCAGCAGGGCAATACCCAGACCCAGGCCGCAGGCCGGGGCCCCGCGCCTTCGACCGGGCCGGTGCATGGCGCGACGCTGCGCGCCCGGCGTGCCGGTGGTGGGGCCGTGGCTGCGGCGGCCCCTGCCCCGCAGCACGATCCGATGGCTGACGCGCTCGCCCGCTTCGCCAGCTTCGACGACGTGGTCGATCTGATCGCCCGGATGCGCGACATGACCCTGCTGCTGGAGGTCGAGAGCAATCTGCGCCTCGTGAATTACCGCCCCGGCCGGATCGAGTTCGAACCGACCCCGCAGGCCTCGCGCGATCTCGCGGCGACGCTTTCGGCACGGCTGCAAGGCTGGACCGGCGCGCGCTGGGGCGTCTCGGTCGTCTCCGAAGGCGGCGCGCCCACGATTGCCGAGGTGAAGGCCGAGGAAATGGCGAAGGCCGAAGCCGAGGCGATGAAGAACCCGCTGGTGGCGGAGATCTTCGCCCGCTTCCCCGGCGCGAAGATCGAAATCCTGCCCGAGGAAGATACCGCCGCGATCGAGGCCGAGGCCCTGGCCGAGGTCGAAGACGAATGGGACCCCTTCGAGGAAGGCTGA
- a CDS encoding YbaB/EbfC family nucleoid-associated protein, translating into MFKGLGAMGDMAKMMKAAKEMQEKMGELQEELKSIVVTGEAGAGLVQARATAKGELTGLSIDPSILQASEKEVVEDLILAAIKDTQEKAKFREQEEQKRLLRELGLPENMDLPV; encoded by the coding sequence ATGTTCAAGGGATTGGGCGCCATGGGCGACATGGCCAAGATGATGAAGGCCGCCAAGGAAATGCAGGAGAAGATGGGCGAGCTCCAGGAAGAGCTCAAATCCATCGTCGTCACCGGCGAGGCCGGGGCCGGTCTCGTGCAGGCCCGCGCCACCGCGAAGGGCGAATTGACCGGGCTCTCCATCGACCCCTCGATCCTGCAGGCCTCCGAGAAGGAAGTCGTCGAAGACCTGATCCTCGCCGCGATCAAGGACACGCAGGAAAAGGCCAAGTTCCGCGAGCAGGAAGAGCAGAAACGCCTCCTGCGCGAGCTGGGCCTGCCCGAGAACATGGACCTGCCGGTCTGA
- a CDS encoding TfoX/Sxy family protein produces the protein MGTRPETEALLRDCLGDRIATRPMFGEYAVYMGGKTVALLCDDTLFVRQLPEATRYLEDSGHAPVAGKPYPRAKDHWQIDPDLWEDTEWLAGLLSVIETALPAPKPKRKPKPKA, from the coding sequence ATGGGCACCCGGCCCGAGACGGAGGCGCTGCTGCGCGACTGTCTCGGCGACCGGATCGCGACCCGGCCGATGTTCGGCGAATACGCGGTCTATATGGGCGGCAAGACAGTGGCCCTTCTGTGCGACGACACGCTGTTCGTGCGGCAATTGCCCGAGGCCACGCGCTACCTTGAAGACAGCGGCCACGCGCCCGTCGCAGGCAAACCCTATCCGCGCGCCAAGGATCACTGGCAGATCGACCCGGACCTCTGGGAAGACACGGAGTGGCTCGCAGGTCTTCTGAGCGTGATCGAGACCGCCCTGCCCGCCCCCAAA
- the recR gene encoding recombination mediator RecR — protein sequence MSGARDEIEALIALMARLPGLGPRSARRAVLHLISKRAQLMGPLAEAMAQVARTARECSRCGNISTAPICDICEDERRATGEICVIEDVADLWAMERGHAFKGRYHVLGGTLSALDAIGPEDLRIPDLLERATEEGITEVILALNATVEGQTTAHYIAEALEGRGIAVTSLAQGVPIGGELDYLDDGTIQAALRARKSF from the coding sequence ATGAGCGGCGCGCGCGACGAGATAGAGGCGCTGATCGCCCTGATGGCGCGGCTGCCGGGGCTCGGCCCCCGCTCCGCCCGGCGCGCGGTGCTGCATCTGATCTCGAAACGTGCGCAGCTGATGGGCCCCTTGGCCGAGGCGATGGCGCAAGTGGCCCGCACCGCGCGCGAGTGTAGCCGCTGCGGCAATATCTCCACCGCGCCGATCTGCGATATCTGCGAAGACGAGAGACGCGCCACAGGCGAGATCTGCGTGATCGAGGATGTGGCCGACCTCTGGGCGATGGAGCGCGGTCACGCCTTCAAGGGCCGCTACCACGTCCTTGGCGGCACGCTGTCCGCGCTCGATGCGATCGGCCCGGAGGATCTGCGCATCCCCGACCTGCTCGAGCGCGCCACCGAGGAAGGCATCACCGAGGTGATCCTCGCCCTCAACGCCACCGTCGAGGGCCAGACCACCGCGCATTACATCGCCGAGGCGCTCGAAGGACGCGGCATCGCAGTGACCAGCCTCGCACAGGGCGTGCCGATCGGGGGCGAGCTGGACTATCTCGACGACGGCACGATTCAGGCGGCGCTGCGCGCCCGCAAAAGCTTCTGA